Proteins from a single region of Osmerus eperlanus chromosome 26, fOsmEpe2.1, whole genome shotgun sequence:
- the lhx9 gene encoding LIM/homeobox protein Lhx9 isoform X3 — MEVVGCKAEASSCTLHPGVMLFHGISGDHIQGIMEEMERRSKTDSRLAKGVQLNGRESTMPSMSPEKPALCAGCGGKISDRYYLLAVDKQWHLRCLKCCECKLALESELTCFAKDGSIYCKEDYYRRFSVQRCARCHLGISASEMVMRARDSVYHLSCFTCTTCNKTLTTGDHFGMKDSLVYCRVHFETLVQGDYHPQLNYAELAGKGAGLSLPYFNGTGTAQKGRPRKRKSPAMGIDIASYNSGCNENEADHLDRDQQAYPPSQKTKRMRTSFKHHQLRTMKSYFAINHNPDAKDLKQLAQKTGLTKRVLQGEQILGHYSHTSRRLKIP, encoded by the exons ATGGAAGTTGTGGGCTGCAAGGCAGAAGCGAGCAGTTGCACATTGCATCCAGGAGTCATGCTTTTCCACGGGATCTCCGGGGATCATATCCAAGGAatcatggaggagatggagaggaggtctAAAACGGACTCGCGTCTGGCTAAAGGCGTGCAGCTAAATGGTAGAGAATCG ACAATGCCTTCTATGAGCCCAGAGAAGCCCGCCTTGTGTGCCGGTTGCGGGGGTAAAATCTCGGATAGATACTACCTCCTTGCCGTGGATAAACAGTGGCACCTACGGTGTCTCAAATGCTGTGAATGTAAACTGGCTCTGGAGTCGGAGCTAACGTGTTTTGCAAAGGATGGGAGCATCTATTGCAAAGAGGATTACTACAG AAGGTTCTCCGTGCAAAGGTGCGCACGTTGCCATCTCGGGATATCTGCGTCGGAGATGGTTATGCGGGCGCGGGATTCGGTGTACCATCTCAGCTGCTTCACATGCACCACGTGCAACAAGACCCTCACCACGGGCGACCACTTCGGTATGAAGGATAGCCTGGTGTACTGCCGAGTCCACTTCGAGACTCTGGTCCAGGGGGACTACCATCCGCAACTCAACTACGCTGAGCTGGCTGGGAAGGGCGCAGGCCTGTCTCTGCCTTACTTCAATGGTACCGGCACAGCCCAGAAAGGAAGGCCGCGGAAAAGGAAAAGTCCCGCCATGGGGATAGATATTGCCAGCTACAACTCAG GTTGTAACGAGAACGAGGCCGATCATCTGGACCGTGACCAGCAGGCCTACCCTCCCTCACAGAAGACCAAGCGCATGCGTACCTCCTTCAAGCACCACCAGCTCCGCACCATGAAGTCTTACTTTGCCATCAACCACAACCCTGACGCCAAGGACCTGAAGCAGCTGGCCCAGAAGACGGGCCTCACCAAAAGAGTTCTGCAG GGAGAACAAATCTTGGGGCATTACAGCCATACTTCCCGACGTTTGAAAATTCCCTAA
- the lhx9 gene encoding LIM/homeobox protein Lhx9 isoform X1: MEVVGCKAEASSCTLHPGVMLFHGISGDHIQGIMEEMERRSKTDSRLAKGVQLNGRESTMPSMSPEKPALCAGCGGKISDRYYLLAVDKQWHLRCLKCCECKLALESELTCFAKDGSIYCKEDYYRRFSVQRCARCHLGISASEMVMRARDSVYHLSCFTCTTCNKTLTTGDHFGMKDSLVYCRVHFETLVQGDYHPQLNYAELAGKGAGLSLPYFNGTGTAQKGRPRKRKSPAMGIDIASYNSGCNENEADHLDRDQQAYPPSQKTKRMRTSFKHHQLRTMKSYFAINHNPDAKDLKQLAQKTGLTKRVLQVWFQNARAKFRRNVLRQENGGVDKADGSSLPPPSSDSGALSPPSSAATLTDLTNPSITVVTSVTSSLDSHDSGSPSQTTLTNLF, translated from the exons ATGGAAGTTGTGGGCTGCAAGGCAGAAGCGAGCAGTTGCACATTGCATCCAGGAGTCATGCTTTTCCACGGGATCTCCGGGGATCATATCCAAGGAatcatggaggagatggagaggaggtctAAAACGGACTCGCGTCTGGCTAAAGGCGTGCAGCTAAATGGTAGAGAATCG ACAATGCCTTCTATGAGCCCAGAGAAGCCCGCCTTGTGTGCCGGTTGCGGGGGTAAAATCTCGGATAGATACTACCTCCTTGCCGTGGATAAACAGTGGCACCTACGGTGTCTCAAATGCTGTGAATGTAAACTGGCTCTGGAGTCGGAGCTAACGTGTTTTGCAAAGGATGGGAGCATCTATTGCAAAGAGGATTACTACAG AAGGTTCTCCGTGCAAAGGTGCGCACGTTGCCATCTCGGGATATCTGCGTCGGAGATGGTTATGCGGGCGCGGGATTCGGTGTACCATCTCAGCTGCTTCACATGCACCACGTGCAACAAGACCCTCACCACGGGCGACCACTTCGGTATGAAGGATAGCCTGGTGTACTGCCGAGTCCACTTCGAGACTCTGGTCCAGGGGGACTACCATCCGCAACTCAACTACGCTGAGCTGGCTGGGAAGGGCGCAGGCCTGTCTCTGCCTTACTTCAATGGTACCGGCACAGCCCAGAAAGGAAGGCCGCGGAAAAGGAAAAGTCCCGCCATGGGGATAGATATTGCCAGCTACAACTCAG GTTGTAACGAGAACGAGGCCGATCATCTGGACCGTGACCAGCAGGCCTACCCTCCCTCACAGAAGACCAAGCGCATGCGTACCTCCTTCAAGCACCACCAGCTCCGCACCATGAAGTCTTACTTTGCCATCAACCACAACCCTGACGCCAAGGACCTGAAGCAGCTGGCCCAGAAGACGGGCCTCACCAAAAGAGTTCTGCAG GTTTGGTTCCAAAACGCAAGAGCCAAATTCAGAAGGAACGTTTTGCGACAGGAGAATGGGGGTGTTGATAAGGCAGAcggctcctctctccctccaccctcatccgACAGCGGAGCACTGAGCCCCCCCTCCAGCGCGGCCACTCTTACAGACCTGACCAATCCCTCAATCACAGTAGTGACCTCCGTGACCTCTAGCTTGGACAGCCATGATTCGGGGAGCCCTTCACAAACTACCCTGACAAACCTTTTCTAA
- the lhx9 gene encoding LIM/homeobox protein Lhx9 isoform X2, whose amino-acid sequence MEVVGCKAEASSCTLHPGVMLFHGISGDHIQGIMEEMERRSKTDSRLAKGVQLNGRESTMPSMSPEKPALCAGCGGKISDRYYLLAVDKQWHLRCLKCCECKLALESELTCFAKDGSIYCKEDYYRFSVQRCARCHLGISASEMVMRARDSVYHLSCFTCTTCNKTLTTGDHFGMKDSLVYCRVHFETLVQGDYHPQLNYAELAGKGAGLSLPYFNGTGTAQKGRPRKRKSPAMGIDIASYNSGCNENEADHLDRDQQAYPPSQKTKRMRTSFKHHQLRTMKSYFAINHNPDAKDLKQLAQKTGLTKRVLQVWFQNARAKFRRNVLRQENGGVDKADGSSLPPPSSDSGALSPPSSAATLTDLTNPSITVVTSVTSSLDSHDSGSPSQTTLTNLF is encoded by the exons ATGGAAGTTGTGGGCTGCAAGGCAGAAGCGAGCAGTTGCACATTGCATCCAGGAGTCATGCTTTTCCACGGGATCTCCGGGGATCATATCCAAGGAatcatggaggagatggagaggaggtctAAAACGGACTCGCGTCTGGCTAAAGGCGTGCAGCTAAATGGTAGAGAATCG ACAATGCCTTCTATGAGCCCAGAGAAGCCCGCCTTGTGTGCCGGTTGCGGGGGTAAAATCTCGGATAGATACTACCTCCTTGCCGTGGATAAACAGTGGCACCTACGGTGTCTCAAATGCTGTGAATGTAAACTGGCTCTGGAGTCGGAGCTAACGTGTTTTGCAAAGGATGGGAGCATCTATTGCAAAGAGGATTACTACAG GTTCTCCGTGCAAAGGTGCGCACGTTGCCATCTCGGGATATCTGCGTCGGAGATGGTTATGCGGGCGCGGGATTCGGTGTACCATCTCAGCTGCTTCACATGCACCACGTGCAACAAGACCCTCACCACGGGCGACCACTTCGGTATGAAGGATAGCCTGGTGTACTGCCGAGTCCACTTCGAGACTCTGGTCCAGGGGGACTACCATCCGCAACTCAACTACGCTGAGCTGGCTGGGAAGGGCGCAGGCCTGTCTCTGCCTTACTTCAATGGTACCGGCACAGCCCAGAAAGGAAGGCCGCGGAAAAGGAAAAGTCCCGCCATGGGGATAGATATTGCCAGCTACAACTCAG GTTGTAACGAGAACGAGGCCGATCATCTGGACCGTGACCAGCAGGCCTACCCTCCCTCACAGAAGACCAAGCGCATGCGTACCTCCTTCAAGCACCACCAGCTCCGCACCATGAAGTCTTACTTTGCCATCAACCACAACCCTGACGCCAAGGACCTGAAGCAGCTGGCCCAGAAGACGGGCCTCACCAAAAGAGTTCTGCAG GTTTGGTTCCAAAACGCAAGAGCCAAATTCAGAAGGAACGTTTTGCGACAGGAGAATGGGGGTGTTGATAAGGCAGAcggctcctctctccctccaccctcatccgACAGCGGAGCACTGAGCCCCCCCTCCAGCGCGGCCACTCTTACAGACCTGACCAATCCCTCAATCACAGTAGTGACCTCCGTGACCTCTAGCTTGGACAGCCATGATTCGGGGAGCCCTTCACAAACTACCCTGACAAACCTTTTCTAA